Within Verrucomicrobiia bacterium, the genomic segment TGCTCGGTTTGGCTTCTGGGCTTGCAACATGGTCAACGCTGCAAATTGTGGACTGGGCATACGTAACCATGGGCATCCTAGGAACACAGTACATTGCTGGCCTTTTCCTTCAGTTCGCCATAGCAGGCACCGTTGGTCTCTTGGTTATTCTCGGATATAGTAAGCTGGTACTTCCAGAAGAACTCTCATGGCTGAAGAACAAACGTTTTACGACCAACCAGTAGACCAAACCCCGTACGGGGCTTTCGTATGGGTAGTTACCCTTGCCCTTGTGTTTACCGGTGTGAGCGGATATGGTTTGTGGAAGCTAGGTTCTTGGGTCAAGAGCAAGCGCTTCCTTCAAGAAACACGAAATGTAGGTGCTACTGACGCCCTACTCAACAAGGTGAAGCAGGAAGGTGCATCAGCAGTAGACCAAGCCAAGGCAGCAGCCGAAGATGCGGCGAATGCCTCTGCCAATGAAGCAAAGAGCCGTGCCACCCAAGAGCTGCTGCAACAAAAAGACGCCGCAATTAAAACGGGTACCGACGCTGCAAAGGAAGAAATAAAAACCCAAGCCAACCAAACATTCCAACAGTACCTCAGCCAATGAGCAAGCCCCTCAACCGTACCCTTCTCCATAGCGTCCTGATAGCCCTCCAGCTTATTGCACTCTGGGTATTATGGGAGATTGCCTACACCCAGACACTTGGCACCCTGGGTAGCGTGTTCATTTCCTTCCTGCTCGTCCTCACCTTAACCATCCAACTCATCTTCCTTGGAATCAGGTACGTGGTCCCCCGCTTTGCCGTAGAGAAGCAACGGTTCGTTGCTTTGGTCTGCATTGTGGTTTCCATCGCCCTGATCCCCTCTGTCATGCTCGCACTCTTTTATCTCCTCTCCGTTGTGCACGGCCCGTTCATTGTTGAATAGACAACATGGAGCGGACCCGCAATTTTTGTATTATCGCGCATATTGACCACGGTAAGTCGACACTGGCTGACCGTATGCTTGAGGTAACCAAAACGGTGGAGTCCCGGGACATGAAGGACCAGATGCTAGACCAAATGGACCTGGAGCGTGAGCGCGGTATTACCATTAAGCTGCAGCCTGTCCGCATGCAGCACACGGTAGATGGCACCGACTACATCATCAACCTTATCGATACGCCTGGACACGTGGACTTCTCCTATGAGGTTTCCCGCTCCTTGGCAGCCGTAGAGGGCGCCGTGCTTCTGGTAGATGCATCCCAAGGCGTGCAAGCCCAAACACTCACCACACTCTACCAAGCGATTGAACAAGACCTGACCATCATTCCTGTTATCAACAAGATTGACCTTCCCCACGCAGAACCGGAACGGCGTGCCGAGGAACTCATGAATCTTATTGGTTGCAAGCGTGAAGATATTCTCTTTGCCTCCGGCAAAACTGGTATGGGCGTAAAGGAGATCTTGGATACGGTAGTAGCGCAAGTGCCTGCCCCGCAAGGGAATCCCAACGCCCCGCTTCGCGCCCTGGTGTTTGACTGTACGTTCGACCCCTACCGCGGCGTAGTGGCTTACTTGCGTGTCGTGGACGGCTCACTTGATGACCGGCAATTGGCCCACCTCATCCAAGGGAATACTGATACTGAAACCTTGGAAGTAGGGTATTTCTTCCCTAAACGCCTTGAACAGCCCAACCTGAAGTGTGGTGACATTGGCTACATCATTACCGGCCTTAAGGAGGTAAGTGAAATTGGTATTGGTGAAACGGTCACCATTTCTGGGCGCAATACCATTGGTTCCGCCGGGCCAAAGGACGCACCTGAGGCGCTGCCTGGCTACCGCGTAGTCACCCCTATGGTTTTTGCCTCGCTGTACCCTACAGACAGTGACGATTACGGAAAGCTGCGCGATTCCATTGCTAAGTACAAACTGAACGATTCCGCACTTTCCTATGTAGCAGAGCATTCACCTGCCCTAGGCTTTGGTTTTCGCTGTGGCTTTTTAGGGATGCTGCACTTGGAAATTGTTACCGAGCGCCTTTCGCGCGAGTTTGGCTCCGAGACCATCACCACCGTACCTTCCGTGGCGTATGAAATTGTAGGAACAAATGGGAAAGTGACAGAGGTGCATAGTCCCGCGGAACTTCCCGACCCTACCTTTTACAGCGAGATTCGTGAGCCATGGGTAAAGCTTGAGGTTGTGAGCCCACAAAGTTACATGGGTAATATTATGGAACTCAGCTCTAAGCACCGTGGAACCTACCTTGGGACGCACTACTTGGATGCAGACCGCGTAGTACTCTCCTATGAAATTCCCTTGGTAGAGATTGTAGTAACCTACTACGACGAGCTGAAAAGCGTCAGCTCCGGCTACGCTTCCATGAGCTATGAAATCCTCGGTTTCCGTGCTGGTAAACTTACCAAACTCGACCTTATGGTAGGTGGGGATGTGGTAGACCCGCTAGCCACTATTGTCCCGACTGACCAAGCAGAAATTCATGGCCGGAGGCTCTGTGAGCGCCTCAAAGACCTCATCCCACGCCAAAACTTTGACATTGCCATCCAAGCCGCAATCAGCGGACGGATTGTGGCCCGTGAGACTATCAAGGCTTACCGCAAGGACGTGACAGGCTATCTGTACGGTGGTGACGTGACACGCAAAATGAAACTCCTCAACAAGCAAAAAGAGGGTAAGAAGCGGATGAAGAAATTTGGGAAAGTGGAGATTCCAGGTAACGTTTTCGTCGACTTGCTAAAGCGGTAATAGGCTCTGGTAAAAGAAAATTTCTTTTGCTATAGTGCCTTTTGTTATCTGCGCCCCACCACCACACTTCAACAAACGGCCGTGTTGATGCAGGAAAGGAATGAGCGAGACGGCACCATATCCGTCCTGCGCTTATCATTTGGGATAATCCGGTGTGCGCTAACACAACGGGGAATTGGGAATGACTACCGGCGCAGAAACCAGATTCAAGAAACACCCTCAGCGAAGGGTGTTTTTTTATGCCGCTGCGGTGGGAATCCGGAGAAGGAAGGTTGTCCCCCTGCCGGGAACGCTAGTGTACGAGATTCCGCCACCCATCCCCTCTAAGATATGTTTGACGAGCACCAGCCCCAACCCCGTGCCGTTTGCCGTCTTGTCCTTGGCTAACTCACCCCGGAAGAACTCTGTAAACAGGCGGCTCTGTTCTGCTTCTGGAATACCAATGCCATGATCCGCAATGGTAATCTCAATCATCCCGCCCTTGGCATACGCTGACAACTCCACTGAACTTCCGGCCGTGGAATACTTAATGGCATTATCAAGGATATTGATAACAGCCTGCTGAAGGTAGGTTTCGTTACCCAAAACCAATGGCAACTGCTCCATGGGCCCCACCTGTATTTTAACCTGTTGCTGGAGTGCAATAAGCTCATACTGCTTCAATACGCCCTCAAGAAGGTGGTTCATATTGATGGGAACCAGCGTCTCTACCCCATGCCCTTTGTGGATGATGCGGAACACGCGCAGCATGTCACCCAAAAGCTGACTCATCGCGTCAGCCTGGACCAAGGCACGTTCCGCCAACTTACGCGTTTCAGGGTCTATATCCTGCTTTTCCGTAATGGAGTTAAGGCACCACTGGACCACCGCTACCGGCGACTTGAGCTGGTGCGAAGCGGCCATGAAAAACTCGGTCTTCTGGTCTGTGTGCGCATCAAGTGCTGGGAGGATAGGCTCGTTCATAGGAAGAACTGATAGACACCAATTGCTGCCTGGGAGATGATTCCCATTAGTGCTAGCCCTGCGCCATAAAGGCGTACGTCGCGAATGGTCTTGCACCGGTTTGCAACAAGGTTGCCGATCGCCCAGGAAAACATGAGCATTACCGCAGCAAGAATGAGACGGGTAACATACATCGTGACAATCCAGTCTTCCTCAGTAAGGTTCATGTCTGCACTATCACCAAGGTGGATGTACATGCCTGCCCGCAAAACCACAGGTATGGCGAGAAGGCCGCCCAACGAAAGGAGGGCTACTGTTTTTTTGGCCAACACTTCTTTTGCTGCCAAAAAGACACCAATGTAAAAAAGCACACACAGGATGATCACGGGAAATACAAAAACTGTTCCAAACCAAAACCATGGCTGAGGGAGGAGTGCCAAGACAATGAGGGCTGCAATGAGAAGATAGAGGAGCGCCATACTATCTGTTAATGAGTTCCCGGTCTTTCACTAAGTGGTCCAACCCGTATGAATGCCGGACAAGCTGCTGGATACGTTCAATAGCCACATCTACCTTCTTGCCTGGGTTCATAATCTCATGGGGGTCAAACATGTGTTTCACCTGACGG encodes:
- the lepA gene encoding translation elongation factor 4, giving the protein MERTRNFCIIAHIDHGKSTLADRMLEVTKTVESRDMKDQMLDQMDLERERGITIKLQPVRMQHTVDGTDYIINLIDTPGHVDFSYEVSRSLAAVEGAVLLVDASQGVQAQTLTTLYQAIEQDLTIIPVINKIDLPHAEPERRAEELMNLIGCKREDILFASGKTGMGVKEILDTVVAQVPAPQGNPNAPLRALVFDCTFDPYRGVVAYLRVVDGSLDDRQLAHLIQGNTDTETLEVGYFFPKRLEQPNLKCGDIGYIITGLKEVSEIGIGETVTISGRNTIGSAGPKDAPEALPGYRVVTPMVFASLYPTDSDDYGKLRDSIAKYKLNDSALSYVAEHSPALGFGFRCGFLGMLHLEIVTERLSREFGSETITTVPSVAYEIVGTNGKVTEVHSPAELPDPTFYSEIREPWVKLEVVSPQSYMGNIMELSSKHRGTYLGTHYLDADRVVLSYEIPLVEIVVTYYDELKSVSSGYASMSYEILGFRAGKLTKLDLMVGGDVVDPLATIVPTDQAEIHGRRLCERLKDLIPRQNFDIAIQAAISGRIVARETIKAYRKDVTGYLYGGDVTRKMKLLNKQKEGKKRMKKFGKVEIPGNVFVDLLKR
- a CDS encoding HAMP domain-containing sensor histidine kinase, translating into MNEPILPALDAHTDQKTEFFMAASHQLKSPVAVVQWCLNSITEKQDIDPETRKLAERALVQADAMSQLLGDMLRVFRIIHKGHGVETLVPINMNHLLEGVLKQYELIALQQQVKIQVGPMEQLPLVLGNETYLQQAVINILDNAIKYSTAGSSVELSAYAKGGMIEITIADHGIGIPEAEQSRLFTEFFRGELAKDKTANGTGLGLVLVKHILEGMGGGISYTSVPGRGTTFLLRIPTAAA